Genomic window (Dehalococcoidales bacterium):
AGAAACATGGAAAACAAAGCCGGCGAACTGGATGAAGCCTACAAGAAGCTGAGAGAAGAGTTTGACCGCATCGAAAAAATGTCTGAAGAATGACGGCTATCTATAAAATCTTTACCCGTCAGCAGTCCAGAGGCAAGTAAAATGCGTGTTGCCATGTGGTATAACAACCGGGATGTGCGCATAGAAGAGGTGCCTACCCCCCAAATAGGCCCCGGTGAGCTGCTGGTGCGGGTAGAAGCCAGCGGCATCTGCGGCAGTGATGTCATCGAATGGTACCGCCTTGACCGCGCGCCCCTGGTACTCGGCCATGAGATTGGCGGGCAGATTGTGGCGGTGGGTAAAGCGGTAGAAAACTACCGGGAAGGTGACCGCGTTTCTGTGGCCCACCACGTGCCCTGCAACACCTGTCGCTACTGCCTGAGCGGCCACCACACCATGTGCGATACCCTCCGCCGGACCAATTTCGACCCCGGTGGACTGGCGGAGTACATGCGTTTACCCGCCATCAACGTTGACCGGGGGGTATTCCGCTTACCCGATTCAGTATCCTTTGAGGAAGCGACCTTCATTGAACCGCTGGCCTGCGTACTGCGCGGACAAAGTACCGCCCGGATAAGACCGGGCACCAGCGTCCTGGTTATTGGCAGCGGCATTGCCGGTCTGCTCCATGTACAGTTGGCCCGAATCTTCGGCGCCAGCCGGGTAATCGCCACTGATATCAACGACTACCGTCTGGAAGCAGCCAGGCAGTTCGGCGCTGACACCACCATTCACGCTCAAGAAGACCTGCCCTCCTGCCTGCGCCAGGTAAATCAGGGGCGGCTGGCTGACCTGGTAATAGTCTGTACCGGCGCCAGAACGGCGATCCTTCAGGCATTAAAGTCCGTGGAACGGGGAGGCACCGTCCTTTTCTTCGCCTCGACGGAGCCCGGCGTGACTATCCCAATCTCAATAAACGAGATTTTCTGGCGTACTGACATCACGCTGACCACTTCTTACGCGGGCAGTCCCGCCGACTACCAGACGGCGCTGGACTTGATTCAGGCAGGCGCCATCCCGGTACGCCGGATGATTACCCACCGGCTGGGACTGGCGGAGACAGGACTGGGCTTTCAAATCGTCGCTGAGGCACGGGACTCAATCAAGGTGCTTATTGAACCCCAGCGCTAACCGGGTAACCGCTGATTGAAAGCACCGCAAAATCAGGACTTAGCCGGACTTACGGTAGCCTTCCCCACCGGAGATACCGTCCAGACAGAAGCAATCGCCACCACCGCCAGCAGGCCAAAGATAACCCATACACCCTGGTAACTGCCGAAGCTATCATATACCCAGCCGGCTATGGCCGGCCCGGCGATACCCCCGATCATATTTATCCCGATTATGATGCCAAAAATAGTGCCGAAGTTAGTTCTGCCAAAAAACTCTCTTCCCAGGGAGGGCCGTAACGCGTTAATCCCACCGTAACCAATGCTGAAAAGAATAAGGAAGGCCGCGAGCAACCAGATACCTGCCTGGGCGATATAGCCAAAGAAGACCAGTCCCAGCCCCGTTATTGCCAGTGCCCCTACTGTCACCGGCTTTCTACCAATCCTGTCTCCCAACCAGCCCAGACCGAGACGCCCGGCAATGCTCATCACCGGTATTGCCGTTGCTGCCAGCGCCGACACCGACCGGTTGATGCCGATACTGCTGAGATAAGGCATCACGTGAGTAACCGCCGCCGTCACCACCATAACATGATAGGTAAAAGCCAGGGCCAAACGCCAGAACGCCCCGCTGCGTAAAGCCCGCTTTACCGTCATCTCCTCTATGTCATCAACCGGCGGCAGCTCCAGGCCGCTTTCCGCCACCACCGGTTCTTTCTCCTCACCATCAAGTAAATAACCATACTGCTCAGGCCTGTGCCGGAAAACCAGAGATAGCGGCAGGATAGCAACTAACATTCCCAGGGCAAGATAACTCATCGTCAGGCGCCACTGGTACAACTCGATGAGTTTAACCACGAGAGGTACCATAAAACCGCCGAGACCAAAACCGCAAACCGCGATACCGGTAGCCATTCCCACCTTCTTCCGGAACCAGTTGGCTACTGCCGTCATCAGCACCGTCATATTGGAAGCGCTGATACCGATAGCCATCAGCCCGAACCCCGCGTAAAACATCGGCAGGGATACCGTACGGCTCAAGACAAATAACCCGGCGACAGTAAAGAGCACCCCGCCGAACACCAGTCTCCTCGGCCCCCAGCGGTCAGCCAGGATTCCCATGAGAGGAGCCATAATCCCCATCTCCAATCCACGTAATGAAGCCGCCAGTGAAATTTGTGTGTAGCTCCAGCCCATTTCGTCAGCTATCGGCTCAAAAAAGGCGGTGAAGCCGTAAAAGACAACTCCCGCCGAATACAATCCGGTCATCACGGAGGCAGCTACAATCCACCACCCGTAGAACACTTTAGGAAATTTCCATTTCAGGGACATCAGTTGACCAATCGTACCTTTAATACTTGAAAACTGAATACATTTGAAGAGGCAAACTCTTAAGACCGGGTGAATCGATGTACACTTGATACTATCACTATTATGGCGTACCACGCAAGGCTAACCCGTAATCTGGCATCCCTCAAATGAGGCTTCCGACAAAAGTTTTACAGAATCTTTACAAAATCTTCACGCATTTTAATGTCCCGGCTTATTATCGTGTGCTAGTAATCACATCAATTAACCTATCTTATCTATACCGCACCATTGCTTAGTTCTCCAGCCTGATGTATTATAATCCCTAAGTAATGACGCCAGTATGGAGTGACGCCGGAAGTTGTATTTACTGATACCGGTCTTCTTCGCCCTCGGTTTAGCCATAGGCAGCTTTCTCAATGTGTGCATCGACCGGTTGCCCCGGGGCCAGTCCATCATCAGACCCCCGTCATACTGCGCTGCCTGCTACCATAAACTGGGAGCCCTCGACCTCATCCCCGTTTTCAGCTATCTCTGGCTGCGCGGCCGGTGCCGCTACTGCCGGGCACCCATACCCCCCAAACTCCCGATTATGGAAGGCGTAACCGGCCTGCTCTTCGCCTTCCTTTACTGGAAGTACGGTCTGGCACTTGAACTCGGCATCTTGCTGGTTTATGCCAGCATCCTCATCGTAATATTCGTTATTGACCTGGAAAACCAGTTGATACTGGACAAAGTGACCTACCCGGCTATGGCGCTGGCTCTTGTCCTGGCATCTCTCTGGCCGGGGTTCTCCGTGATAAGCCTGCTGCCGCAGGGCTTACCGGGCAGAGCGCTCAGCGCCCTGGCCGGAGGCGCCCTGGGGCTGATAGCCATGGCGCTGCCCTTTATTATCTACCGCCGCGGCATGGGAATGGGAGATGTGAAGATGGGAGCGCTGGTGGGACTGATGACCGGCTACCCGCTGGTATTCGTCGCCATACTAATCTCCTGGATTTCGGGGGGACTGGTCGCCGCCATGCTGCTGGCCTTCA
Coding sequences:
- a CDS encoding zinc-dependent dehydrogenase; protein product: MRVAMWYNNRDVRIEEVPTPQIGPGELLVRVEASGICGSDVIEWYRLDRAPLVLGHEIGGQIVAVGKAVENYREGDRVSVAHHVPCNTCRYCLSGHHTMCDTLRRTNFDPGGLAEYMRLPAINVDRGVFRLPDSVSFEEATFIEPLACVLRGQSTARIRPGTSVLVIGSGIAGLLHVQLARIFGASRVIATDINDYRLEAARQFGADTTIHAQEDLPSCLRQVNQGRLADLVIVCTGARTAILQALKSVERGGTVLFFASTEPGVTIPISINEIFWRTDITLTTSYAGSPADYQTALDLIQAGAIPVRRMITHRLGLAETGLGFQIVAEARDSIKVLIEPQR
- a CDS encoding MFS transporter, giving the protein MFYGWWIVAASVMTGLYSAGVVFYGFTAFFEPIADEMGWSYTQISLAASLRGLEMGIMAPLMGILADRWGPRRLVFGGVLFTVAGLFVLSRTVSLPMFYAGFGLMAIGISASNMTVLMTAVANWFRKKVGMATGIAVCGFGLGGFMVPLVVKLIELYQWRLTMSYLALGMLVAILPLSLVFRHRPEQYGYLLDGEEKEPVVAESGLELPPVDDIEEMTVKRALRSGAFWRLALAFTYHVMVVTAAVTHVMPYLSSIGINRSVSALAATAIPVMSIAGRLGLGWLGDRIGRKPVTVGALAITGLGLVFFGYIAQAGIWLLAAFLILFSIGYGGINALRPSLGREFFGRTNFGTIFGIIIGINMIGGIAGPAIAGWVYDSFGSYQGVWVIFGLLAVVAIASVWTVSPVGKATVSPAKS
- a CDS encoding prepilin peptidase, which produces MYLLIPVFFALGLAIGSFLNVCIDRLPRGQSIIRPPSYCAACYHKLGALDLIPVFSYLWLRGRCRYCRAPIPPKLPIMEGVTGLLFAFLYWKYGLALELGILLVYASILIVIFVIDLENQLILDKVTYPAMALALVLASLWPGFSVISLLPQGLPGRALSALAGGALGLIAMALPFIIYRRGMGMGDVKMGALVGLMTGYPLVFVAILISWISGGLVAAMLLAFRIKGLKDPIPSGTFLAVAAMVTLLWGREIWQWYLP